Proteins encoded within one genomic window of Prauserella marina:
- a CDS encoding 2,3-dihydro-2,3-dihydroxybenzoate dehydrogenase, protein MRERGVPSGDQVVVVTGAAQGIGAATLAAFAESGATVAALDANATALTATVASLAAGGNAVTAFPVDVTDESALTAVVADVERKLGPIEVLVNGAGVLRTGAAADMSTADWAALFAVNATGVFLASTTVARYMIPRRSGAIVTISSNAGAVPRAGMAGYAASKAAATMFTKSLGLELARHGIRCNVVAPGSTDTPMLRGMWPENRDPGEAIADLVAGSPTDHKGGIPLEKIALPRDIAAAVLFLASAEAGHITMQELLVDGGAALGG, encoded by the coding sequence GTGCGAGAACGTGGGGTGCCTTCCGGAGATCAGGTTGTCGTGGTGACCGGCGCGGCGCAAGGGATCGGGGCCGCGACACTCGCCGCCTTCGCGGAGAGCGGAGCTACCGTGGCGGCGCTCGACGCGAACGCGACCGCGCTGACCGCGACGGTCGCCTCACTCGCGGCCGGCGGCAACGCGGTCACCGCGTTTCCCGTCGACGTCACGGACGAAAGCGCGCTCACTGCGGTCGTCGCCGACGTCGAGCGGAAGCTGGGACCGATCGAAGTACTGGTCAACGGAGCCGGTGTACTGAGAACAGGAGCGGCGGCCGACATGTCCACGGCGGACTGGGCCGCCTTGTTCGCCGTCAACGCGACCGGCGTTTTCCTTGCCAGCACAACGGTGGCGCGGTACATGATTCCCCGCCGCTCGGGTGCCATCGTGACGATCAGTTCCAATGCCGGAGCCGTTCCGAGGGCGGGCATGGCCGGTTACGCGGCGTCCAAAGCCGCCGCCACCATGTTCACCAAGTCGCTCGGCCTCGAACTGGCCCGCCACGGCATCCGCTGCAATGTCGTGGCCCCCGGCTCGACCGACACGCCGATGCTGCGCGGAATGTGGCCGGAAAACAGGGATCCCGGCGAGGCCATCGCCGATCTCGTGGCGGGTTCGCCGACCGACCACAAGGGAGGGATCCCACTGGAGAAGATCGCGCTGCCACGCGACATCGCGGCGGCCGTGTTGTTTCTCGCCTCAGCCGAAGCGGGGCACATCACGATGCAGGAATTGCTTGTGGACGGAGGGGCGGCTCTTGGTGGCTGA
- a CDS encoding SAM-dependent methyltransferase — MSDGVTIIDETVPSVARVYDAFLGGKDNYEADREVFRQIDAVAPQMKDLARSGRRWLIRMTRYLAREAGMTQFLDCGAGLPTAENTHTVAQRENPEARVVYVDNDPVVAAHGRALLEENDRTHLVMADLTEPEALFSHPEVTRAIDLDQPLALFQCSTLHHLSDERDPWDIMRRYRDLLPDGSYLALIHFHDPEDGGAASELARFVEDIFARGNMGSGYFRTREQIERFFGDFEVLPPGLVRLNDWWPDGPHLQPHTVADDVALAALARK; from the coding sequence GTGTCCGACGGCGTCACGATCATCGACGAGACTGTCCCCAGCGTGGCCAGGGTCTACGACGCGTTCCTCGGCGGCAAGGACAACTACGAGGCCGACCGGGAAGTGTTCCGGCAGATCGACGCCGTCGCGCCGCAGATGAAGGACCTCGCCCGTTCGGGACGGCGGTGGCTGATCCGGATGACCCGCTACCTCGCGAGGGAAGCCGGGATGACGCAGTTCCTCGACTGTGGGGCGGGACTGCCGACGGCGGAGAACACGCACACCGTCGCCCAGCGCGAGAATCCCGAAGCCAGGGTCGTCTATGTCGACAACGACCCCGTCGTCGCGGCACACGGCCGCGCGCTGCTTGAGGAAAACGACAGGACCCACCTCGTGATGGCCGATCTGACCGAGCCAGAGGCTCTGTTCAGCCACCCCGAGGTCACCCGCGCCATCGACCTCGATCAGCCGCTCGCGCTGTTCCAGTGCAGCACCCTGCACCATCTCTCGGACGAACGGGACCCGTGGGACATCATGCGGCGCTACCGTGACCTGCTTCCCGACGGCTCGTATCTCGCGCTGATCCACTTCCACGATCCCGAGGACGGCGGCGCGGCCAGCGAACTCGCGCGCTTCGTCGAGGACATATTCGCCAGGGGCAACATGGGCTCCGGCTATTTCCGTACACGGGAACAGATCGAGCGCTTCTTCGGCGACTTCGAGGTGCTGCCGCCCGGCCTCGTCCGGCTCAACGACTGGTGGCCGGACGGCCCCCACCTCCAGCCACACACCGTGGCCGACGACGTCGCGCTCGCCGCGCTCGCCCGTAAGTGA